The Oncorhynchus masou masou isolate Uvic2021 unplaced genomic scaffold, UVic_Omas_1.1 unplaced_scaffold_2735, whole genome shotgun sequence genome contains a region encoding:
- the LOC135533859 gene encoding keratin-associated protein 4-11-like, producing the protein YVYVCEREYCISICEYVYVCEREYCISICEYVYVCEREYCISICEYVYVCEREYCISICQYVYVCEREYCISICEYVYVCEREYCISICEYVYVCEREYCISICQYVYVCEREYCISICEYVYVCERVGDLFFTAGVAF; encoded by the coding sequence TACGTATACGTCTGTGAGCGTGAATACTGTATCTCCATCTGTGAGTATGTATACGTCTGTGAGCGTGAATACTGTATCTCCATCTGTGAGTACGTATACGTCTGTGAGCGTGAATACTGTATCTCCATCTGTGAGTACGTATACGTCTGTGAGCGTGAATACTGTATCTCCATCTGTCAGTACGTATACGTCTGTGAGCGTGAATACTGTATCTCCATCTGTGAGTACGTATACGTCTGTGAGCGTGAATACTGTATCTCCATCTGTGAGTACGTATACGTCTGTGAGCGTGAATACTGTATCTCCATCTGTCAGTACGTATACGTCTGTGAGCGTGAATACTGTATCTCCATCTGTGAGTACGTATACGTCTGTGAGCGTGTGGGAGACCTTTTCTTCACGGCTGGAGTGGCCTTTTAG